A DNA window from Aspergillus nidulans FGSC A4 chromosome I contains the following coding sequences:
- a CDS encoding putative ATP-dependent RNA helicase (Hrh1) (transcript_id=CADANIAT00006930) has translation MPERVRTVFVDEDAAPIVEQGKPLKSNKKPSPETGERPSDNKENVSKKNKKRKRDQLADETRLHRTKKSNTSESQAAAVEQNENRKEDEAVNNSGEATIAKSLPKDQPENQKHKRKKHSRPFKDEENGRTASLKKKAQMLYEIRKNLPIFAHGDEIRQHLRKNDVMLLIGETGSGKSTQIPQFLVDESWCRPTKTTIVQENGSKKEAVVGGCIAITQPRRVAAISLARRVAEEMGTPLGSSSPASKVGYSVRFDTSVSPSTRVKFLTEGMLLQEMLHDPWLTKYSAIVVDEVHERGVNVDLVMGFLRNLVSGKREGRGGVPLKAVVMSATADMESLQEFFVEGYKARELQKEEKSEKDGIAVCHIKGRQFPVKTIYSPEPVHDFVDAALKVIFQIHYKEPIPGDILVFLTGQETVEALENLVNEYATGMDPSLPKIQVLPLFAALPQAAQQRVFVPAPPRTRKIILATNIAETSVTVSGVRYVVDCGKAKIKQFRTRLGLDSLLVKPISKSAAIQRKGRAGREAPGQCYRLYTEKDYLALDEVNTPEILRCDLSQAILNMKARGVDNVIEFPFLTRPPREALEKALLQLLSIEALDETGKISETGSHIAKLPLTPTLGRVLLAASDFGPDCLTDVIDIISCLSVENIFLNTTSEEKKEAAEAARRDLYRREGDHLTMLATVRAYASENTDRKAWAERHLVSHRAMQSVMDVRKQLTAQCRQAKLLPSPTESRDSDSSSIREPSPVFILKSFLRGFATNTARLVPDGSYRTVVGNQTVAIHPSSVLFGKKVEAILYNEFVFTNRSYARGVSAVQMDWVGEALAGE, from the exons ATGCCCGAACGGGTTCGCACCGTCTTCGTTGACGAAGACGCGGCACCTATCGTCGAACAAGGAAAGCCACTGAAATCGAACAAAAAGCCGAGTCCAGAGACTGGAGAGAGGCCAAGTGATAACAAGGAAAATGTCTccaaaaagaacaagaaacgGAAGCGCGATCAGCTCGCGGACGAAACTCGCCTGCACCGAACGAAGAAGTCGAACACCTCCGAGTCGCAAGCGGCTGCTGTTGAACAAAATGAGAAtagaaaagaagacgaggcagtAAATAACTCTGGAGAAGCAACTATCGCCAAATCGCTCCCGAAAGACCAACCCGAGAATCAAAAGCacaagcggaagaagcataGCCGACCTTtcaaagacgaagagaacGGAAGAACCGCCTCGCTCAAGAAGAAAGCGCAAATGCTCTATGAGATTCGCAAAAACCTGCCTATTTTCGCGCACGGCGACGAAATCCGACAACACCTCCGCAAGAACGACGTCATGCTTTTGATCGGTGAGACCGGTAGCGGAAAAAGTACGCAGATTCCACAGTTTCTTGTTGACGAGTCGTGGTGCCGGCCGACAAAGACTACAATCGTTCAGGAAAACGGGTCTAAAAAGGAAGCGGTTGTTGGTGGATGCATTGCTATCACGCAGCCTCGACGTGTTGCTGCGATCTCGCTCGCGCGGCGTGTGGCGGAGGAAATGGGGACCCCGTTGGGATCCTCGTCGCCGGCGAGTAAAGTTGGTTACTCGGTGCGGTTTGATACATCCGTATCACCGAGCACAAGGGTGAAATTTTTGACTGAGgggatgctgctgcaggagatgcTGCATGATCCGTGGTTGACGAAGTACAGCGccattgttgttgatgaggtccACGAGCGGGGAGTCAATGTTGACCTTGTCATGGGGTTCTTGAGGAACCTTGTTTCTGGAAAGAGGGAGGGAAGGGGAGGTGTGCCGCTCAAGGCTGTGGTTATGAGTGCTACGGCTGATATGGAGAGTCTACAAGAATTTTTTGTGGAGGGATACAAAGCTCGGGAAttgcagaaggaagagaagtcAGAGAAAGATGGTATCGCAGTGTGTCATATCAAGGGCCGTCAGTTTCCGGTCAAGACGATATATTCGCCGGAACCCGTGCATGACTTTGTTGATGCTGCCCTAAAGGTCATTTTCCAGATCCACTATAAAGAACCGATTCCAGGCGACATTCTGGTCTTCCTCACGGGACAGGAGACGGTTGAAGCGTTGGAAAATCTGGTCAACGAGTATGCCACAGGGATGGACCCTTCATTACCGAAGATACAAGTTCTCCCACTTTTTGCAGCGCTTCCCCAAGCAGCTCAGCAGCGAGTCTTTGTCCCTGCGCCGCCACGCACCCGCAAGATCATTTTGGCTACGAATATTGCTGAAACTTCTGTGACTGTATCTGGTGTGCGCTATGTCGTGGATTGTGGAAAGGCAAAGATCAAGCAGTTCCGGACCCGGCTTGGATTGGACTCGCTGCTTGTTAAGCCTATCTCGAAATCCGCTGCTATCCAGCGCAAGGGTcgtgctggaagagaagcgcCTGGCCAGTGCTACCGActatatacagaaaaagaCTACCTGGCACTAGATGAGGTCAATACGCCGGAGATTCTACGGTGTGACCTCAGCCAGGCGATACTCAACATGAAGGCTCGAGGGGTCGACAATGTCATTGAGTTCCCATTCCTGACACGGCCTCCACGAGAAGCTCTAGAGAAGGCGCTCCTCCAATTACTGAGTATCGAGGCCCTCGATGAAACCGGCAAGATCAGTGAGACCGGGTCGCACATCGCCAAACTTCCGCTCACCCCGACGTTAGGCCGGGTGTTACTTGCCGCGTCCGACTTTGGACCGGATTGTCTGACTGACGTTATTGATATTATATCGTGTCTGAGTGTGGAGAACATATTTCTAAACACCACgtcagaagagaagaaagaagcggccgAGGCAGCTCGCCGCGATCTATACAGACGAGAAGGCGACCATCTTACGATGCTAGCGACAGTACGGGCCTACGCATCGGAGAACACTGACCGGAAGGCATGGGCTGAGCGACATCTGGTCTCGCATCGGGCGATGCAGTCCGTCATG GACGTCCGCAAGCAACTGACGGCTCAATGCCGACAGGCCAAACTGCTTCCGAGTCCCACCGAGTCACGGGACTCAGACTCCTCGTCCATCCGAGAACCGTCTCCTGTGTtcatattgaagagcttcctGCGAGGGTTCGCTACAAACACCGCTCGCCTTGTCCCCGACGGTAGCTACCGCACGGTGGTGGGGAACCAGACAGTGGCAATCCACCCATCTAGTGTTCTCTTCGGGAAGAAGGTCGAGGCGATCCTGTACAACGAATTTGTGTTTACCAACCGCAGCTACGCGCGAGGGGTGAGTGCGGTGCAGATGGATTGGGTGGGAGAGGCTCTGGCGGGAGAGTGA
- a CDS encoding uncharacterized protein (transcript_id=CADANIAT00006932), translating into MASQFPSGTRVRYQDAHYIVIGAAERGRVLIQNEDNAEDILRVEPDSLVKV; encoded by the exons ATGGCA tcccagttcccATCTGGCACCCGCGTCCGCTACCAAGACGCACACTACATTGTCATCGGCGCCGCGGAGCGCGGCCGCGTCCTCATCCAGAACGAGGATAACGCGGAGGATATCCTGCGTGTTGAGCCGGATAGTTTAGTTAAAGTCTAG
- a CDS encoding uncharacterized protein (transcript_id=CADANIAT00006931) translates to MAFRLPPQVPRRRPSYTAPQPSPLDIPQSLPEVRETESTEWVLFSPSQPSITARTHTTSTERTPRSPRTVGASRLSDFGSLDTNTRSGREPESEADGTLDEPLDEDGTELDSLDDELHAFGEPLPGPESAPRFDSLRGDQAPAQLPAHDGLGSFLASSQTVQNQLWQHEQYNPTRRPELGHRRRSSVQRHLDANADQEHTDADRERWQRIEQWRMEQSRALLHEIEKATRRRRNSRLSGSNVEAVTQASPSDRSASVRAVPEGEHTPSAEPEVEEDESFWHRITRKVIRDLIGIDDSLLSVIFGEALPESEDQEDPAEMAVEKQIDEILNQESETATGGDPWETKLLQRIARELGTLVNQLCEHPGAFTTYLNMANDIPNQYAGIPLGSLPEEDNHPSTSARPAAESTSNLDSISSPQFMPTLQDPTREHAAQWGIEDDDYPNSPAEPLSESARYQQEKEYWERELDIMMVFRYLRNRLGRRSSNPDVHSTRRLPQDASRRAAIIRQHHPLVARAHSRSQTQTRRQSQYSGLTGVSSPVLRQHLRRPSSSCASQSAKMSAISSRRTLTGSSRNYWDIGGSVDSGSAIAPAPPGIGAWGDV, encoded by the coding sequence ATGGCTTTTCGTCTCCCACCGCAAGTCCCGCGTCGGCGTCCATCCTATACTGCTCCGCAGCCGTCCCCCCTTGATATCCCTCAATCTCTCCCCGAAGTTCGCGAGACCGAGTCTACGGAATGGGTTCTCTTCTCGCCGTCCCAGCCCTCTATCACCGCCCGCACTCACACGACCTCTACTGAGCGCACTCCCCGGAGCCCGCGCACTGTGGGAGCGTCGCGCCTCAGCGACTTTGGCTCCCTCGATACTAATACAAGGTCGGGACGCGAGCCGGAGAGTGAGGCCGACGGCACGCTCGATGAGCcgctcgacgaagacgggACAGAGCTCGATAGTCTCGATGACGAGCTCCATGCATTCGGAGAGCCCTTGCCTGGTCCGGAGTCGGCTCCGCGATTCGATAGTCTGCGAGGGGATCAGGCTCCTGCTCAACTGCCCGCTCACGACGGGTTAGGAAGTTTCCTGGCGTCTAGCCAGACTGTGCAAAACCAGCTGTGGCAGCACGAGCAGTATAACCCCACACGACGGCCGGAACTGGGGCATCGGCGCCGCTCAAGCGTGCAGCGTCATTTGGACGCCAATGCTGATCAAGAACATACCGATGCTGATCGAGAGCGGTGGCAGCGGATCGAACAGTGGAGGATGGAGCAGAGTCGTGCTCTTCTACATGAGATTGAGAAAGCCACTCGACGGCGGCGCAATAGTCGTTTAAGCGGATCTAACGTCGAAGCTGTCACGCAAGCTAGCCCTTCAGATCGCTCAGCCAGCGTTCGAGCGGTGCCCGAGGGGGAACACACACCATCTGCCGAACCCGAagtcgaggaggatgaaTCATTCTGGCATCGCATCACGCGCAAGGTCATACGTGACCTAATTGGCATAGACGATTCCTTACTCTCAGTCATATTTGGAGAGGCCTTGCCTGAGTCGGAGGACCAGGAGGACCCTGCGGAGATGGCTGTGGAAAAGCAAATAGACGAAATACTGAACCAGGAATCAGAGACAGCGACAGGCGGTGATCCGTGGGAGACTAAGTTGCTTCAACGTATAGCCCGGGAGCTGGGGACCCTCGTCAACCAGCTTTGCGAGCATCCAGGAGCATTCACAACTTACCTCAACATGGCCAACGACATCCCTAACCAGTATGCTGGGATTCCTCTTGGCAGTTTACCAGAAGAGGACAACCACCCGTCTACGTCTGCAAGGCCCGCCGCGGAATCTACAAGTAACCTCGATTCCATTTCATCACCACAGTTCATGCCTACTCTTCAAGATCCTACTCGCGAGCACGCAGCACAATGGGGCATCGAAGACGACGATTATCCAAACAGCCCAGCTGAACCATTATCTGAGTCCGCTCGCTACCAgcaagagaaagaatacTGGGAACGCGAGCTCGACATCATGATGGTCTTCCGCTACCTCCGCAACCGCCTTGGTCGCCGGTCAAGCAATCCCGACGTCCACAGCACCCGTCGACTCCCGCAAGACGCGTCCCGCCGCGCTGCCATCATCCGTCAGCATCACCCGCTTGTTGCGCGAGCCCATTCGAGGTCACAGACGCAGACGCGTCGGCAATCACAGTATTCAGGTTTGACTGGCGTTTCGTCGCCTGTGCTTCGCCAACACCTCCGCCGTCCTAGCTCTAGCTGCGCCAGCCAGAGCGCAAAGATGTCTGCTATCTCCAGCCGTCGGACCTTGACCGGTTCGAGCCGCAATTATTGGGACATTGGGGGGAGTGTGGATAGTGGGAGTGCCATTGCACCTGCTCCGCCTGGTATTGGGGCTTGGGGGGATGTGTAG
- a CDS encoding SCF ubiquitin ligase complex subunit HRT3 (transcript_id=CADANIAT00006929), with translation MEDNAELESFRRQWREEVSRKTQTTIAPGPSRTTPSRAAISQPRQFPPTRHEASARKDDEDEEGPASYSQNEITQGLDRLSLAKPEEEDVFHARKPRAEPRSALEHFERAVEREAEGNLGDSLQHYRKAYRLDAAVDKKYRNKHFANAWKKTSQTGAPSEPAKTTATDQTPIVPTPELINSFASAPILPADPIIEGDAPPPCPIAHIPSEVIVEILSHVALADPAAFARMALVCKRFAYHFAHEQHIWKRLCQGAKFGFKSMHYSFACDIHGNPEHTLAPQPRYTPFPAHAPVQLPSPLSSWSEVFHSFPRIRFTGVYISTVNYTRAGAASAYSNISWNSPIHIVTYYRYLRFYPDGTVIYILTTVEPVELVPYINKANVAVARAPSRKQTPRNAGVGSGTQEPVPSVAMDILKRAQRGRWRLSKPASPTDPPEQATNPFPSKDDLSTTPDPRDLVVETEGVKEKYVYVLHLALRSTAARPTNASPFHPNPSRNTKLVWKGYWSYDKLTDDWAEFGLKNDRAFVFRRVRGWGMD, from the exons ATGGAGGACAACGCGGAACTTGAGTCTTTTCGTCGCCAGTGGCGTGAGGAAGTCTCACGAAAAACTCAAACTACTATTGCACCCGGTCCGTCACGGACGACTCCGAGCAGAGCTGCCATTTCTCAACCCCGACAATTTCCCCCTACTCGCCATGAAGCATCAGCGCGcaaagatgacgaagacgaggaaggacCGGCATCATATAGTCAGAACGAGATAACCCAGGGGCTTGATCGGTTATCACTGGCAAAaccggaggaagaagacgtgTTCCACGCGCGCAAGCCCCGGGCAGAACCTCGGTCGGCTCTTGAGCATTTCGAAAGAGCAGTCGAGAGGGAGGCGGAAGGGAACCTAGGAGACAGTCTTCAGCACTACCGCAAAGCATATCGA CTCGACGCTGCTGTCGACAAGAAATACAGGAACAAGCACTTCGCCAACGCATGGAAGAAGACATCACAGACAGGTGCACCGAGTGAGCCCGCcaaaacaacagcaacagaccAAACACCAATTGTACCAACGCCGGAGCTTATCAACTCCTTTGCCAGTGCGCCCATTCTACCTGCGGACCCAATAATCGAAGGCGACGCACCTCCTCCATGCCCCATCGCGCATATTCCGTCTGAAGTCATAGTCGAGATTTTAAGTCATGTTGCCCTAGCGGATCCAGCAGCTTTTGCCCGGATGGCGCTGGTATGCAAACGCTTTGCCTATCATTTCGCACATGAACAACATATTTGGAAACGACTCTGTCAAGGAGCCAAATTCGGCTTCAAATCCATGCATTATTCGTTTGCATGCGACATCCACGGCAACCCTGAACACACCTTAGCGCCTCAGCCACGGTATACGCCATTTCCCGCCCATGCTCCGGTTCAGCTACCGAGTCCGCTATCGTCGTGGAGTGAGGTTTTCCATTCTTTTCCGCGAATTCGCTTCACGGGAGTATATATCAGCACAGTAAACTACACACGCGCTGGTGCGGCGTCAGCATATTCAAATATTTCTTGGAACAGTCCGATCCATATAGTAACATATTACCGTTACCTCCGCTTCTATCCCGACGGGACGGTCATTTACATACTTACGACAGTGGAGCCCGTTGAGCTAGTTCCCTATATCAACAAAGCGAATGTGGCGGTTGCGCGGGCACCATCCCGTAAGCAAACTCCTCGAAATGCCGGTGTGGGAAGTGGGACTCAGGAACCAGTCCCTTCTGTTGCCATGGACATATTGAAGCGTGCTCAACGGGGTCGCTGGCGCCTTTCCAAGCCAGCATCCCCGACCGATCCTCCTGAGCAGGCCACAAATCCCTTCCCAAGTAAAGATGATTTATCCACCACGCCAGACCCCCGGGATCTTGTGGTGGAAACCGAAGGCGTGAAAGAAAAATATGTATATGTCCTCCACTTAGCACTCCGGTCAACTGCTGCACGGCCCACGAATGCTAGTCCCTTTCACCCAAACCCCTCGAGAAACACCAAGTTGGTTTGGAAAGGATACTGGAGCTACGACAAACTCACTGATGACTGGGCCGAATTCGGTCTCAAAAATGACCGCGCATTTGTCTTCCGGCGGGTTAGAGGTTGGGGTATGGATTAA